Within Caproicibacterium argilliputei, the genomic segment GGGGGAGCACGACAATATAGAAGGCTATTCGTTCTATGAAAGCGTGTTTGGCGATTTGTCTAAGCTGCGCGGCGGCGACTGCGACCCCGAAGCGCTTGCCGAAAGACTTGCCCGTTCCGACAAACCTCGCCCCCGCATTTACCTTGCCTGCGGTACAGAGGACGACCTGCTCGGCCCGAATCGCGCGATGCGTGACCGGCTGCGCGCACTGGGCTTTGACTTTACCTATGAGGAAGGACCCGGCGAACACAATTGGGCGTTTTGGGATTGCTATATAGAGCGTGCGCTGAAAGTCCTGCTGGGGGAGCCGAAAAAGAACTGAGCCTGTAAAAAAGGAAATTGCTTCGGCAAAACCGAGGCGGAACAGGAGCAGAATACCATGGCATTATTAGAGTGCAATTTTGTGTCTTATTCTTTGGAACACGGTGTGAACATCACCGTAACGCTGCCCACACTGAGTTCCTGTGACTTTGCGGACAATCCGTGTCACACGCCGCGCGCAAAGTATCCGGTTTTGTACCTGCTGCATGGCAAAGGGAACGACTATCAGTCGTGGCTGCGCTACACGGGCATCGGCCGTCTGGCGGAAGAACAGCAGATTGCTGTTGTGACTTTTTCCTGCGGCAATCGGTTTTACCTCAATTGCCCGAACCACGAAAACTATTTTGACTTTTTGGAGCAGGAACTGCCGGAGTTTGTCAGCGGAAACTTCCCGATTTCAGATCGTCCGGAGGACCGCTACCTTGCCGGTCTTTCCATGGGCGGCTACGGCACACTGATTCACGCGCTCAGCTGTCCGGCACAGTATGCGGCGTTCGGCGCGTTTTCTTCGCCAGTTCGCACGGTGACGGCATCACAGGAGATTTCCGGCGCGCCGGATGTGCTTGCCCTGCTGGATGGACTGCAGAAAGCCGGCGGGAAGATGCCGCAGGCGTATCTGGCGTGCGGCACGGAGGATTCGCTGTTTGCGGATAATCGGGAACTGGAAGAAGCCTTTGCCAGTCGAGGGGTGCCACACGTTTGGCACGCGGTGCCGGGTTATGCGCATGAGTGGCGTTTTTGGGATATGGAAATCGTGCGCTTTTTGGACTGGCTGAAAAAAGAGGTGCGCACGGATGCCTATGCGCCGCTTCCGCTGCACAAGATTTGACGGGACAGTGGCAAAGTGAGAAAATGATACGGATGAAAAATAGAATGCAGCAGGGAGTGGGAAAATGTTTGACATCACAGCAGTGGGCGAACTTCTGATTGATTTTACACCGGCAGGCAGCAATGAGGCCGGCAATGCGCTGTTTGCGAGAAATCCGGGTGGCGCACCCGCCAATGTGCTGGCGGCGGCAGGCCGCTTGGGCTGTCGGACTGCCTTTATCGGTAAGGTTGGGGCGGACGGATTCGGCCGATTTTTAAAAGCAACGCTGGAGCAGAACCAAATCTGTACCGAGAATCTGGTGTTCAGTTCCCAGGTACACACAACGCTTGCGTTTGTGCAGCTGGATGCGCACGGCGACCGTTCCTTCGCGTTTTACCGGAACCCGGGCGCAGATATTCTTCTGAAACCGGAAGAAGTTAAGCCGGAGTTGCTGCGCAACACCGGCGTGCTGCATTTCGGTTCCGTTTCGCTAACCGATGAGCCAAGCCGCTCCGCAACGCTGTATGCGGTGAAAACCGCAAAGGAAGCCGGTGCGGTCATCAGCTATGATCCGAATTACCGCGCGCCGCTTTGGAAAAGCGAGCAGGAAGCCAAAGAGCAGATGGGCGCGGCGCTGCCGCTTGCCGATTTAGTGAAGCTTTCCGAGGAGGAAATGGAGATGCTGACCGGCGAGCAGGATCTTTTGACGGGTGCACGCCGGATTCAGGCGCTGGGCGTGACGCTGGTTCTGGTCACACTGGGGCCGAAGGGCGCCTTTTATTTGCTGGGAGATGCTTTTGGCACATTGCCGACTTACGATGTGAAAACAGTGGATACCAACGGTGCGGGCGACACCTTCTTTGGGGCGGTGCTTTTCCGCCTGAAGGGCAAAGCCTTGCAGGAAATCCGGGCATTGCCGGTTTCAGAGTTGGAGGAAATCGTTTCATTTGCAAATGCGGCCGGTTCTATGGCAACGGTCAAGAGCGGCGCTATTCCGGCAATGCCGACCTTGGAAGAAGTTGAGCGCTGCCGCCAAACGGTTCCGCTGCTGCAGGCAAATTTCTGAGTTTGCAGGCGCAGCGCAAAGCGAACGGTACAGATAAAAAAGCGCCTGAAACAGGAGTTATCAAACCCGTTTCAGGCGCCTTTTTTATTTGTAAATTCTGTGTGCTTAGTGTTTTTCAGAAAGGAACGTTACCCAGTCAACAAAAGCATTCAGGTACTGCTGCAAAAAAGCTTTGGTAGAATCATTTGTAATCTGACCGTTTTCATCCAAAAAAGCGTTTGCGTGACCCAGGTATACTTCCGGTTGCTGCAAAAGCTGGAGGTTCAGGAAGGAAAGGGGCTGGCGCAGCTGCTGGTTCGCCCCGAAGCCACCCATGCCGCCGGGCGATACGCTGATGATGCCGGCAGGCTTGCCATCCCATACGTTTTGACCGTAGGGGCGGGAGGCAATGTCCAGTGCGTTTTTCAGCACGGCGGGAAAGGAACGGTTGTACTCCGGCGTGACAAACAGGCAGCCGTCCAGTGCTTTTACTTCGCTACGGAACTTTGTCCAGGCGGCAGGCGTGGTGCCCTCGTCGTCAAAGTCCTGGTTGAACATGGTCAGCCCGGAAAGGTCAATTTCCCGCATTTTAAAATTTTCCGGCGCCAGAGTTTCCAGGTACTTTGCGACCGCGCGGTTATAAGATGCCTTTCTTAAACTTCCGAC encodes:
- a CDS encoding alpha/beta hydrolase yields the protein MALLECNFVSYSLEHGVNITVTLPTLSSCDFADNPCHTPRAKYPVLYLLHGKGNDYQSWLRYTGIGRLAEEQQIAVVTFSCGNRFYLNCPNHENYFDFLEQELPEFVSGNFPISDRPEDRYLAGLSMGGYGTLIHALSCPAQYAAFGAFSSPVRTVTASQEISGAPDVLALLDGLQKAGGKMPQAYLACGTEDSLFADNRELEEAFASRGVPHVWHAVPGYAHEWRFWDMEIVRFLDWLKKEVRTDAYAPLPLHKI
- a CDS encoding carbohydrate kinase family protein — its product is MFDITAVGELLIDFTPAGSNEAGNALFARNPGGAPANVLAAAGRLGCRTAFIGKVGADGFGRFLKATLEQNQICTENLVFSSQVHTTLAFVQLDAHGDRSFAFYRNPGADILLKPEEVKPELLRNTGVLHFGSVSLTDEPSRSATLYAVKTAKEAGAVISYDPNYRAPLWKSEQEAKEQMGAALPLADLVKLSEEEMEMLTGEQDLLTGARRIQALGVTLVLVTLGPKGAFYLLGDAFGTLPTYDVKTVDTNGAGDTFFGAVLFRLKGKALQEIRALPVSELEEIVSFANAAGSMATVKSGAIPAMPTLEEVERCRQTVPLLQANF
- a CDS encoding NADPH-dependent FMN reductase produces the protein MKEKSIGVFVGSLRKASYNRAVAKYLETLAPENFKMREIDLSGLTMFNQDFDDEGTTPAAWTKFRSEVKALDGCLFVTPEYNRSFPAVLKNALDIASRPYGQNVWDGKPAGIISVSPGGMGGFGANQQLRQPLSFLNLQLLQQPEVYLGHANAFLDENGQITNDSTKAFLQQYLNAFVDWVTFLSEKH